In Syntrophomonas wolfei subsp. wolfei str. Goettingen G311, a single window of DNA contains:
- a CDS encoding ABC transporter permease, whose translation MEAAVSSLFAQKMEILEIVKMSLQVSGSATIISALIGIPLGAWIGLSEFKGKRLLLRLVYTLMALPPVLAGLLVYLLLSRSGPLGFMELLFTPTAMIIAQCLLVTPIITGLVSAGIAAKEGLIFEHAISLGASKAQATWTIIKEARTGIIAGIMTGFGRAFAEVGAVMLVGGNIRHMTRVLTTSIVMETRQGNFEMGIALGIILLLLSFMVSSIVLSNAEEFSLK comes from the coding sequence ATGGAAGCAGCCGTAAGCAGTTTGTTTGCACAAAAGATGGAGATATTAGAAATAGTTAAAATGTCCCTGCAGGTATCAGGATCAGCTACTATAATTAGTGCCCTGATAGGTATTCCCCTGGGGGCTTGGATTGGTCTGTCTGAGTTCAAAGGGAAGAGGCTATTATTGAGGTTGGTTTATACTTTGATGGCCTTACCGCCGGTTCTGGCTGGCCTACTGGTTTATCTGCTCTTATCTCGCAGCGGACCCCTGGGTTTTATGGAATTGCTTTTTACTCCTACAGCAATGATTATAGCTCAGTGTCTTCTGGTTACACCTATCATTACCGGACTGGTATCTGCTGGTATAGCTGCCAAGGAAGGATTGATCTTTGAGCATGCCATTAGCCTGGGAGCGAGTAAGGCGCAGGCTACGTGGACCATAATAAAGGAGGCGCGTACCGGAATTATTGCCGGAATTATGACCGGTTTTGGCAGAGCTTTTGCTGAGGTAGGAGCAGTAATGCTGGTGGGAGGAAACATTAGGCATATGACCAGAGTACTTACTACCTCCATAGTAATGGAAACCAGGCAGGGTAATTTTGAGATGGGGATAGCTCTGGGGATTATTCTATTATTACTATCCTTCATGGTAAGTTCAATAGTTCTATCAAATGCCGAAGAATTTAGTTTGAAGTAG